Proteins encoded within one genomic window of Mya arenaria isolate MELC-2E11 chromosome 13, ASM2691426v1:
- the LOC128213483 gene encoding uncharacterized protein LOC128213483 has translation MNELKKRSNNWTDSERHSALSTILNQHDSLFGKFKGATLGNKAKEAKWDEIVMEINSCGGTRRTVEEVRKMYQNSKQRAKEKFFRSQKTGGGPGEQFSACDNLLLDKLKDTNVLTGIAGGVESGSYSFIIENDHDSSQPGTGACGRNNENITSAECIQTTSTCASGSALMSSSTDEVPCVFAEKMQRKSRKRSTDVDELYELEKKRARVELQLAENRVAHENELFELKKAILEKNLEQVFSNSSIIPFNEL, from the exons ATGAACGAGTTGAAGAAGCGCTCGAACAATTGGACCGATTCAGAGCGGCACTCCGCTCTGTCAACAATACTGAATCAACATGATTCACTTTTTGGAAAGTTCAAAGGGGCCACTCTCGGAAATAAGGCCAAGGAGGCCAAATGGGATGAGATCGTAATGGAAATAAATTC CTGTGGTGGTACACGCAGAACTGTGGAAGAGGTCCGGAAGATGTACCAGAACTCAAAGCAACggg CAAAGGAGAAATTCTTTCGCAGCCAAAAGACTGGGGGTGGACCTGGAGAGCAGTTTTCAGCATGCGATAATTTGCTTCTAGACAAACTAAAGGACACAAATGTTCTGACTGGCATTGCTGGCGGGGTTGAGAGTGGGTCCTACTCATTCATCATTGAGAACG ATCATGACAGCTCTCAACCTGGAACTGGTGCATGTGGCAGgaacaatgaaaacattacat CTGCGGAATGTATACAGACTACAAGTACCTGTGCAAGTGGCAGTGCTTTGATGTCTTCGTCAACAG atgaaGTTCCATGTGTATTTGCAGAGAAAATGCAGAGGAAAT CTCGAAAACGATCAACTGATGTGGACGAACTGTATGAGCTGGAAAAGAAGAGAGCTAGAGTAGAACTGCAGTTGGCCGAGAACCGAGTAGCCCATGAGAATGAGTTATTTGAACTGAAAAAAGCAATACTTGAAAAAAACCTTGAACAAGTGTTTAGCAATAGTTCTATCATACCATTTAATGAATTGTAA